Proteins co-encoded in one Archangium lipolyticum genomic window:
- the hslO gene encoding Hsp33 family molecular chaperone HslO, with protein sequence MADELVSGLLKETDLRVVLVTASELARRARELHRSATASASLMAQGLTAGALLAALQKSDSRINLQLECDGPLRGLFVDGDTSGVLRGYVKNPLVSHLGAEGQYHWRPALGNKGYLSVLRDLGGGEYYRSSVELESFDLARDLERYFTISDQLPSRVYLTVLPEKSDGTGEPLGLVVGLLLQPLPDGDRGAFQALGDRLVKDFEPAVRAHAAQGATALLKALVPQADLEVMSRYPISFTCSCSKDRVKRALMSMGREELEDILAKEGKAEADCHFCTTHYVVTGDEIRALLAEMTQSMS encoded by the coding sequence ATGGCCGATGAACTCGTCAGTGGATTGTTGAAGGAAACCGACCTGCGCGTGGTGCTCGTCACCGCCAGCGAGCTCGCTCGCCGGGCGCGCGAGCTGCACCGCTCGGCGACGGCCTCGGCCTCGTTGATGGCGCAGGGACTCACCGCCGGTGCCCTGCTCGCCGCGCTGCAGAAGAGCGACTCGCGCATCAACCTGCAGCTCGAGTGCGACGGGCCCCTCCGGGGCCTCTTCGTGGATGGGGACACCTCGGGTGTGCTGCGCGGCTACGTGAAGAACCCCCTCGTGTCCCACCTGGGCGCCGAGGGCCAGTATCACTGGCGTCCGGCGCTGGGGAACAAGGGCTACCTCTCCGTGCTGCGCGACCTGGGTGGGGGCGAGTACTACCGCTCCTCGGTGGAGTTGGAGAGCTTCGACCTGGCCAGGGACCTGGAGCGCTACTTCACCATCTCCGACCAGCTGCCCTCGCGCGTCTACCTCACCGTGCTGCCGGAGAAGTCGGATGGGACCGGCGAGCCGCTGGGGCTGGTGGTGGGTCTGCTCCTCCAGCCGCTGCCCGATGGGGACCGGGGCGCCTTCCAGGCACTCGGCGACAGGCTCGTCAAGGACTTCGAGCCCGCCGTGCGGGCCCATGCGGCCCAGGGCGCCACGGCGCTCCTCAAAGCGTTGGTGCCCCAAGCGGATCTGGAGGTGATGTCGCGCTACCCCATCTCCTTCACCTGCAGTTGCAGCAAGGACCGGGTGAAGCGGGCCCTGATGTCCATGGGCCGCGAGGAGCTGGAGGACATCCTCGCCAAGGAGGGCAAGGCCGAGGCGGACTGCCATTTCTGCACCACGCACTACGTGGTCACCGGGGATGAAATCCGCGCGCTCCTGGCGGAGATGACCCAGTCCATGAGTTGA
- a CDS encoding phosphoribosyltransferase, with protein sequence METLVSIPSDLILAPQVEAPRQLTGRDQSHKKTRVQELSWAQFDRSVQGLAREIGKSYKPQVVVGVAHGGVFVGGALSSALGCEFFPVRISRRSRDKGGAKPKLSGEMPRELKGKRVLIVDDVASSGDTLELATALAQKVGAKEVNTATLVARTGGFAPGFSALTTEALVVFPWDYEAVTEDGRFDVDPDKAGA encoded by the coding sequence GTGGAGACGCTCGTCTCCATCCCGTCGGACCTGATCCTCGCGCCTCAGGTGGAGGCGCCGCGCCAGCTCACCGGACGCGACCAGTCCCACAAGAAGACCCGGGTCCAGGAGTTGTCCTGGGCGCAGTTCGACCGATCGGTTCAGGGGCTCGCGCGGGAGATAGGCAAGAGCTACAAGCCCCAGGTGGTGGTGGGCGTGGCGCACGGAGGAGTCTTCGTGGGCGGAGCGCTCTCCAGCGCGCTCGGCTGCGAGTTCTTCCCGGTGCGCATCAGCCGCCGCAGCCGGGACAAGGGCGGGGCCAAGCCGAAGCTGAGCGGAGAGATGCCGCGGGAGCTCAAGGGCAAGCGCGTGCTCATCGTGGACGATGTGGCCTCCAGCGGGGACACCCTGGAGCTGGCCACGGCGCTGGCGCAGAAGGTGGGGGCCAAGGAAGTGAACACCGCGACGCTGGTGGCCCGTACCGGTGGCTTCGCCCCGGGCTTCAGCGCGCTGACCACCGAGGCGCTCGTCGTCTTCCCGTGGGACTACGAGGCCGTCACCGAGGACGGGCGCTTCGACGTGGACCCGGACAAGGCGGGGGCCTGA
- the selB gene encoding selenocysteine-specific translation elongation factor has product MIIGTAGHIDHGKTSLVKALTGIDTDRLKEEKRRGITLELGFAHLKLDDGTVAGVVDVPGHERFVKAMAAGAGGVDVAVLVVAADEGVMPQTREHLDICRLLGVKAGVIALTKSDLLAELGAEWRALVEADLATLVAGTFLEGAPVVPVSSKTGEGLEGLRAALTRVAQGLPSRPSEGPAFLPVDRAFTIKGFGTVVTGTLLSGILAVEDPVSLLPGLPGPLRVRGLQMHGEAAPKVAAGQRTAVNLTGVEPEAISRGMVLVKAGEVPDTRMLDVELSLLPAAEEALPRRRKLLLHLGTAQVEATVALLDLEKLEPGETALAQLRLSEPMAALPGQRFILRGSRALPGRGATLAGGRVLSITPPRRRKGGSEVVAPLLEADAGGQVAWLLRQSGYRGLTQQELFARSALAPKVLGRALELLGSRGTALLVDRERRLYVSGEVFEGLRARALALLAAFHEREPLREGLSREELRQRLSGELDARLFARVVQALMDAGKVEAEKEVVRLKGRGRTLTLDEDAARTRLVADLSAAGLAPPTLNELAQRLRLPAARVQELLKVAVAEGRVARVSEELFFDAGALAGLKERLVAHLREKKEISTQAFKELVGQSRKFVIPLSEYFDREKVTLRVGEKRVLRRA; this is encoded by the coding sequence ATGATCATCGGCACCGCGGGGCACATCGATCACGGCAAGACGTCACTGGTCAAGGCGCTCACCGGTATCGACACGGATCGGCTCAAGGAGGAGAAGCGCCGGGGGATTACCCTGGAGCTGGGCTTCGCGCACTTGAAGCTCGACGATGGCACCGTGGCGGGTGTGGTGGACGTGCCCGGCCACGAGCGCTTCGTGAAGGCGATGGCCGCGGGCGCCGGCGGGGTGGACGTGGCGGTGCTGGTGGTGGCCGCGGACGAGGGCGTGATGCCCCAGACGCGCGAGCACCTGGACATCTGCCGGTTGCTGGGGGTGAAGGCCGGTGTCATCGCCCTCACCAAGTCGGACCTGCTGGCGGAGCTGGGCGCCGAGTGGCGCGCGCTGGTGGAGGCGGACCTGGCCACGCTGGTGGCGGGCACCTTCCTGGAGGGCGCGCCGGTGGTGCCCGTCTCCTCGAAGACGGGGGAGGGGCTGGAGGGGCTGCGCGCCGCGCTCACGCGGGTGGCCCAGGGGCTGCCCTCGCGTCCGTCCGAGGGTCCCGCCTTCCTGCCGGTGGACCGGGCCTTCACCATCAAGGGGTTCGGCACGGTGGTGACGGGCACGTTGCTGTCCGGAATCCTGGCGGTGGAGGACCCCGTGTCGCTGCTGCCGGGCCTGCCCGGTCCGCTGCGCGTGCGTGGGTTGCAGATGCATGGCGAGGCGGCGCCGAAGGTGGCGGCGGGCCAGCGCACCGCGGTGAACCTGACGGGCGTGGAGCCCGAGGCGATTTCCCGCGGCATGGTGCTGGTGAAGGCCGGCGAGGTGCCCGACACGCGCATGCTGGACGTGGAGCTGAGCCTGCTGCCCGCGGCGGAGGAGGCCCTGCCCCGGCGCCGCAAGCTGCTCCTGCACCTGGGCACCGCGCAGGTGGAGGCCACGGTGGCGCTGTTGGACCTGGAGAAGCTGGAGCCGGGGGAGACGGCGCTCGCGCAGCTGCGCCTGTCCGAGCCCATGGCCGCGCTGCCGGGCCAGCGCTTCATCCTCCGGGGCTCGCGTGCGCTGCCGGGGCGGGGCGCTACGCTGGCCGGTGGGCGCGTGCTGTCCATCACCCCGCCACGACGCCGCAAGGGCGGCTCCGAGGTGGTGGCCCCGCTGCTGGAGGCGGACGCGGGGGGCCAGGTGGCGTGGTTGCTGCGCCAGTCGGGCTACCGGGGCCTCACGCAGCAGGAGCTCTTCGCGCGCTCGGCGCTCGCGCCCAAGGTGTTGGGGCGGGCCCTGGAGCTGCTCGGCTCGCGCGGCACGGCGCTGCTGGTGGACCGGGAGCGGCGCCTGTACGTCTCCGGCGAGGTGTTCGAGGGCCTGCGGGCGCGGGCGCTGGCGCTGCTCGCCGCCTTCCACGAGCGCGAGCCCCTGCGCGAGGGCCTCTCGCGGGAGGAGCTGCGCCAGCGTCTGTCGGGCGAGCTGGACGCGCGCCTCTTCGCCCGGGTGGTGCAGGCGTTGATGGACGCGGGGAAGGTGGAGGCGGAGAAGGAAGTGGTGCGCCTCAAGGGACGCGGCCGGACGCTCACGCTGGACGAGGACGCGGCGCGCACGCGGTTGGTGGCCGACCTGTCGGCGGCGGGACTCGCGCCGCCCACGCTCAACGAGCTGGCGCAGCGGCTGCGCCTGCCGGCGGCCCGGGTGCAGGAGTTGCTCAAGGTGGCGGTGGCGGAGGGCAGGGTGGCGCGGGTGAGCGAGGAGCTGTTCTTCGACGCGGGAGCGCTGGCCGGGCTGAAGGAGCGGCTGGTTGCCCACCTGCGCGAGAAGAAGGAGATTTCCACCCAGGCCTTCAAGGAGCTGGTGGGGCAGAGCCGGAAGTTCGTCATTCCCCTCTCGGAGTACTTCGACCGCGAGAAGGTAACGCTCCGGGTCGGAGAGAAACGGGTCCTGCGGCGCGCATGA
- a CDS encoding ATP-binding protein: MTTKRFNETALRALIESFGNPMYVARGGRVWAANEAYLEMLGQGRAQVEGRLFLDFVRPEDRARLEARYRKREEGVLKESGPQRYLLPRAGGGSLEVATYVQEVELEESGRAMLINLLVLGERPAELVVAERLVETSAELVAARSEEAVRRVALAGLTGAGFSAHFLVREGERFVIRDGDGALPPEDMALGLRALAEGRPTFGHQPEWESSHVYLPLGTTLSEVLWVSGQGLSSSYGSVLALFAKVVGAALTDARLLAEVERGRLELGAVAELARFVAQPEPPSPEAFLSRLATLLSADAALLYAPESPEGELVLTAQVGLDGQLSAVLAAPLGGMSPSLAAARGAVLSSEAEEGVLMEATGGRLGCGAAVRLAHGGHPRGLLQVLRAPGRPFAGGDLRLLFPLSELMMTLLDQRRLRSESARQLADTRLLLDLARTTTATLEVASILDVASDFLVKLLDVSNCFILLHDEQSGVLRGAAASATHRDFFRGVVIPVEEPVSIAARVARERRPFAVPDLSKVAELAQRELVRRFDEKAVLALPLTSREELIGVVLLDDTRRPRTFPPAFIELAEATCGQIALAIANARLYESLWASYAELAAARAEMVKRERLAALGELSAIVAHEVRNPLGVIFNAVASLRRMIKAEGDAGMLLDILAEESDRLNRMVGDLLDYTRPREPMLHPEEVPRVLQESADSARAQQGGSGRISFTVDADPELPRVPMDRRLIRQALVNVLINSIQSMPQGGPIQVRARREPHGGKDMLRIDVTDQGCGIPTELVHRVFEPFFTTKAQGTGLGLAVVKRIIEEHHGEISVESAPGRGTTFTLRLPLTQLTTSLP, translated from the coding sequence ATGACGACGAAGCGTTTCAACGAGACGGCCCTGCGGGCCCTGATCGAATCCTTTGGCAACCCCATGTATGTCGCCAGGGGAGGCCGGGTGTGGGCGGCGAACGAGGCCTACCTGGAGATGCTGGGCCAGGGCCGGGCGCAGGTGGAGGGCCGCCTGTTCCTGGACTTCGTCCGTCCGGAAGACCGGGCGCGTCTGGAGGCGCGCTACCGCAAGCGCGAGGAAGGGGTGCTGAAGGAGTCGGGCCCCCAGCGCTACCTGTTGCCCCGGGCGGGCGGGGGGTCGCTCGAGGTGGCGACCTACGTGCAGGAGGTGGAGCTGGAGGAGAGCGGCCGCGCGATGCTCATCAACCTCCTGGTGCTGGGCGAGCGGCCGGCGGAGCTGGTGGTGGCCGAGCGCCTGGTGGAGACGTCCGCGGAGCTGGTCGCGGCGCGCTCGGAGGAGGCGGTGCGGAGGGTGGCGCTGGCGGGCCTCACGGGCGCGGGGTTCTCCGCGCACTTCCTGGTGCGCGAAGGCGAGCGCTTCGTCATCCGGGACGGAGATGGGGCACTGCCTCCGGAGGACATGGCGCTGGGGCTGCGGGCACTCGCCGAGGGGCGGCCCACTTTCGGGCACCAGCCCGAGTGGGAGTCCAGCCACGTCTACCTCCCCCTGGGCACCACGCTGTCGGAGGTGCTGTGGGTGTCGGGGCAAGGGCTGTCGTCCTCGTACGGCTCGGTGCTGGCGCTCTTCGCCAAGGTGGTGGGCGCCGCGCTCACCGACGCGCGGCTGCTGGCGGAAGTGGAGCGGGGCCGGTTGGAGCTGGGGGCCGTGGCCGAGCTGGCGCGCTTCGTCGCCCAGCCGGAGCCGCCCTCGCCCGAGGCCTTCCTCTCGCGCCTGGCCACGCTGCTCAGCGCGGACGCCGCCCTGCTGTATGCCCCCGAGTCTCCAGAGGGGGAGCTGGTCCTCACGGCGCAGGTGGGACTGGATGGACAGCTGAGCGCCGTGCTCGCCGCGCCGCTCGGAGGCATGTCGCCGTCCCTGGCGGCGGCCCGGGGCGCGGTGCTCTCCAGCGAGGCCGAGGAGGGGGTGTTGATGGAGGCCACCGGCGGGCGCCTGGGCTGTGGCGCGGCGGTCCGCCTGGCCCATGGTGGCCACCCGCGGGGGTTGCTCCAGGTACTGCGTGCCCCGGGACGCCCCTTCGCCGGGGGAGATCTGCGGCTGCTGTTCCCACTGTCCGAGCTGATGATGACGCTGCTCGACCAGCGCCGCCTGCGCAGCGAGTCCGCCCGGCAGCTCGCCGATACGCGCCTGCTGCTGGACCTGGCCCGCACCACCACCGCCACGCTGGAGGTGGCCAGCATCCTGGACGTGGCCTCGGACTTCCTCGTCAAGCTGCTGGACGTCTCCAACTGCTTCATCCTGCTGCATGACGAGCAGTCGGGAGTCCTGCGCGGCGCCGCCGCCTCCGCCACCCACCGCGACTTCTTCCGCGGCGTGGTGATTCCGGTGGAGGAGCCCGTGAGCATCGCGGCGCGCGTGGCCCGCGAGCGCCGGCCGTTCGCAGTGCCGGACCTGTCGAAGGTCGCGGAGCTGGCGCAGCGCGAGCTCGTCCGCCGTTTCGATGAGAAGGCCGTGCTGGCCCTGCCACTCACCTCGCGCGAGGAGCTCATCGGCGTGGTGCTGCTGGACGACACCCGCCGCCCGCGCACCTTCCCGCCCGCCTTCATCGAGCTGGCCGAGGCCACGTGCGGGCAGATCGCCCTGGCCATCGCCAACGCCCGCCTCTACGAGTCCCTCTGGGCCTCCTACGCGGAGCTGGCCGCGGCGCGCGCGGAGATGGTCAAGCGCGAGCGCCTGGCCGCGCTCGGCGAGCTGTCCGCCATCGTGGCCCACGAGGTGCGCAACCCCCTGGGCGTCATCTTCAACGCCGTGGCCTCGCTGCGCCGCATGATCAAGGCCGAGGGCGACGCGGGCATGCTGCTGGACATCCTCGCGGAGGAGAGCGACCGGCTCAACCGCATGGTGGGGGACCTGCTGGACTACACCCGCCCGCGCGAGCCCATGCTGCACCCGGAGGAAGTCCCGCGCGTGCTGCAGGAATCGGCGGACTCCGCGCGGGCTCAGCAGGGGGGCTCCGGCCGCATCTCCTTCACCGTCGACGCGGACCCGGAGCTGCCGCGGGTGCCGATGGACCGGCGCCTCATCCGCCAGGCGCTCGTCAACGTGCTCATCAACTCCATCCAGTCCATGCCCCAGGGCGGCCCCATCCAGGTGCGCGCCCGGCGCGAGCCGCATGGCGGCAAGGACATGCTGCGCATCGACGTGACGGACCAGGGCTGTGGCATCCCCACCGAGCTCGTCCACCGCGTCTTCGAACCCTTCTTCACCACCAAGGCCCAGGGCACGGGCCTGGGGCTCGCCGTGGTCAAACGCATCATCGAGGAGCACCACGGGGAGATTTCCGTGGAGAGTGCTCCGGGCCGTGGCACCACCTTCACCCTCCGCCTTCCCCTCACCCAGCTGACGACGAGCCTGCCGTGA
- a CDS encoding sigma-54-dependent transcriptional regulator, giving the protein MTDAPTQLSRGRILVVDDQRNLRTTTALLLRSAQYSVFEAANGEEALATLANNGVDLMLTDLKMEPMDGLTLLKKALEVSPRLQVIMMTAFGSIESAVTAMREGAFDYITKPFKESELRLRVEHALERARLLAAVDMFAGEFNERYGLSALVGRSPAMQELQSRLIRVAQSDATVLVQGESGTGKELVARAVHAQSRRKDKPFVPVNCAAISETLLESELFGHAKGAFTGAVRARRGLVEEADGGTLFIDEVTETTPAFQSKLLRTLQEGEVRRVGESVPVKVDVRIVAATNRDIELEVREKRFRQDLYYRLNVVSLRVPPLRERLEDVPALAEHFLKRANARSPAPKRLSKAAVEHLMNYSFPGNVRELENLVEQAAALAESPELLPEDFPVRLEARVDAAGPVGATSSALVADTSTRMPTLAEAVDDAERRAIAQALERHGTDLGRVAEELAISSTTLWRKMKRLNLRPPGAEHRD; this is encoded by the coding sequence GTGACCGACGCACCCACTCAGCTCTCCCGGGGCCGCATCCTGGTCGTGGACGACCAGCGCAACCTGCGGACCACCACCGCGCTCCTGCTGCGCTCCGCGCAGTATTCCGTCTTCGAGGCCGCCAACGGCGAGGAGGCGCTCGCGACCCTGGCGAACAACGGGGTGGACCTGATGTTGACGGACCTGAAGATGGAGCCGATGGACGGGCTCACCCTCCTCAAGAAGGCGCTGGAGGTCAGCCCGCGTCTTCAGGTCATCATGATGACGGCCTTCGGCTCCATCGAGAGCGCGGTGACGGCCATGCGCGAGGGGGCGTTCGACTACATCACCAAGCCCTTCAAGGAGAGCGAGCTGCGCCTGCGGGTGGAGCATGCGCTGGAGCGGGCCCGGCTGCTGGCGGCGGTGGACATGTTCGCCGGTGAGTTCAACGAGCGCTACGGCCTGTCCGCGCTGGTGGGCCGCAGCCCGGCGATGCAGGAGCTGCAGTCGCGGTTGATCCGCGTGGCGCAGAGCGACGCCACGGTGCTGGTGCAGGGCGAGAGCGGCACGGGCAAGGAGCTCGTCGCCCGGGCGGTGCACGCGCAGAGCCGGCGCAAGGACAAGCCCTTCGTCCCGGTGAACTGCGCCGCCATCTCCGAGACGCTGTTGGAGAGCGAGCTGTTCGGCCACGCCAAGGGGGCCTTCACCGGCGCGGTGCGTGCCCGGCGTGGCCTCGTCGAGGAGGCGGACGGAGGCACGCTCTTCATCGACGAGGTGACGGAGACGACGCCCGCCTTCCAGTCCAAGCTGCTGCGCACCCTGCAGGAGGGCGAGGTGCGGCGCGTGGGCGAGTCCGTCCCGGTGAAGGTGGACGTGCGCATCGTCGCCGCCACCAACCGGGACATCGAGCTGGAGGTGCGCGAGAAGCGCTTCCGGCAGGACCTGTACTACCGGCTCAACGTGGTGTCGTTGCGCGTGCCACCCCTGCGCGAGCGCCTGGAGGACGTGCCGGCACTGGCCGAGCACTTCCTCAAGCGCGCCAACGCCCGCAGCCCGGCGCCCAAGCGCCTGTCGAAGGCGGCGGTGGAGCACCTGATGAACTACAGCTTCCCCGGCAACGTGCGCGAGCTGGAGAACCTGGTGGAGCAGGCGGCGGCGCTGGCCGAGTCGCCGGAGCTGCTTCCCGAGGACTTCCCCGTGCGCCTCGAGGCCCGCGTGGATGCCGCGGGCCCCGTGGGGGCCACGTCCTCAGCCCTGGTGGCGGACACCAGCACCCGGATGCCCACGCTGGCCGAGGCGGTGGATGATGCCGAGCGCCGGGCGATCGCCCAGGCCCTGGAGCGGCACGGGACGGACCTGGGCCGGGTCGCCGAGGAGCTGGCCATCTCCTCGACCACGCTGTGGCGGAAGATGAAGCGCCTCAACCTGCGTCCACCCGGGGCCGAACACCGGGACTGA
- a CDS encoding NADH-quinone oxidoreductase subunit N, whose product MNIPNLTSADFLPLIPALILVLGACILLVSEVFLSATSSRGYQAVLATVTSVIAGIVSLSLLAEPPREVFLGFGVLDPFSSFLTFIVCVSVGLAALTSAGFLRKRGAERGEFYALMLFAGAGMSLLGVSNELITLFVNIEVLSISTYALTSYLRRGTRPSEAGFKYFILGAFSSAVLLYGSALLYGATGTTLLGDMAAPLKSAMTVNPALVYAGAVLVAAGFAFKVAAVPFHMWTPDVYEGAPTPVTALMSAGVKAAAFVALVRVFVVLSKGISPELPLALFSALALLTMVAGNLLAIPQRNVKRMLAYSSIAHAGYLMLGVAALFVSQPGQEFNLLGPTALVGASPEAIAQNQALRSILFYLLAYTVTAVGAFGIISMLERREDEEKGTAWDLERFSGLAQRRPGWAFAMAAFMLSLAGIPPTVGFIGKLILFQAAVDAGLVGLTIIAVLSSAAGAYYYLRVVVYMYMRPVPEGAHTLERNWMTELALVLSTVAVVLMGIMPGPVGEWIVQAGSIFSR is encoded by the coding sequence ATGAACATTCCCAACCTCACCTCGGCGGACTTCCTGCCGCTCATCCCCGCCCTCATCCTGGTGCTGGGAGCGTGCATCCTGCTGGTGTCGGAGGTGTTCCTCTCCGCCACCTCGTCGCGCGGCTATCAGGCGGTGCTCGCCACCGTCACGTCCGTCATCGCGGGCATCGTGTCGCTGTCGCTGCTGGCCGAGCCGCCACGCGAGGTGTTCCTCGGCTTCGGGGTGCTGGACCCGTTCTCCAGCTTCCTCACCTTCATCGTCTGCGTGTCGGTGGGGCTGGCGGCGCTCACCTCGGCCGGCTTCCTGCGCAAGCGCGGCGCCGAGCGCGGTGAGTTCTACGCGCTCATGCTCTTCGCGGGCGCCGGTATGAGCCTGCTGGGCGTGTCCAACGAGCTCATCACGCTCTTCGTCAACATCGAGGTCCTCTCCATCTCCACGTACGCGCTGACGTCCTACCTGCGGCGCGGCACGCGGCCGAGCGAGGCGGGCTTCAAGTACTTCATCCTCGGCGCCTTCTCCTCGGCGGTGCTGCTGTACGGCTCGGCGCTGCTGTACGGCGCCACCGGCACCACGCTGCTGGGCGACATGGCGGCCCCGCTCAAGAGCGCGATGACCGTCAACCCGGCGCTCGTCTACGCGGGCGCGGTGCTGGTAGCCGCCGGCTTCGCCTTCAAGGTGGCCGCGGTGCCCTTCCACATGTGGACGCCGGACGTGTACGAGGGCGCTCCCACCCCCGTCACCGCGCTGATGAGCGCCGGTGTGAAGGCCGCCGCCTTCGTGGCCCTGGTGCGCGTGTTCGTCGTCCTGAGCAAGGGCATCAGCCCGGAGCTGCCCCTGGCGCTCTTCTCCGCCCTGGCGCTGCTCACCATGGTGGCGGGCAACCTGCTGGCCATCCCGCAGCGCAACGTGAAGCGCATGCTGGCCTACTCCTCCATCGCCCACGCCGGCTACCTCATGCTGGGCGTGGCTGCCCTCTTCGTGTCGCAGCCGGGCCAGGAGTTCAACCTGCTGGGCCCCACCGCGCTCGTGGGCGCCAGCCCCGAGGCCATCGCCCAGAACCAGGCCCTGCGCAGCATCCTCTTCTACCTGCTCGCCTATACCGTCACCGCGGTGGGCGCCTTCGGCATCATCTCCATGCTGGAGCGCCGCGAGGACGAGGAGAAGGGCACCGCGTGGGATCTCGAGCGCTTCAGTGGCCTGGCGCAGCGCCGGCCAGGTTGGGCCTTCGCCATGGCCGCCTTCATGCTGTCGCTCGCCGGTATCCCCCCCACCGTCGGCTTCATCGGAAAGCTCATCCTCTTCCAGGCCGCCGTGGACGCGGGCCTCGTGGGCCTCACCATCATCGCCGTCCTCTCCAGCGCGGCCGGCGCCTATTACTACCTGCGCGTGGTCGTCTACATGTACATGCGGCCCGTGCCCGAGGGCGCCCACACCCTCGAGCGCAACTGGATGACGGAGCTGGCCCTCGTGCTCTCCACCGTCGCCGTGGTGCTGATGGGCATCATGCCCGGCCCCGTCGGCGAGTGGATCGTCCAGGCCGGCTCGATCTTCAGCCGCTGA
- a CDS encoding complex I subunit 4 family protein: protein MSFFDTHLLNIVVYLPLLFAALIWLLPGTERGQIRTLTFIGMLVDLVFGVWAYMRFEPGGAEFQLEYRTRWLEQLGVSYHIGVDGLAISLLLLTVFLGPLVVMASQTYITERVKEFHLSLLALQTVMLGALVSLDVLLFYVFWEAMLIPMYLLVGVWGSEDRQMAAVKFFLYTLVGSLLMLVAIVAVYFMSSTPGNRSFDYAAIYNSLVAANREISTCMATGGDCGQLAGLAGTLYRWGPWLFAAFALAFAIKVPMWPVHTWLPDAHVQAPVAGSMILAGVMLKMGTFGFWRFAIPFFPAATHQARPFLSALAVIGIVYGALMCLAQRDIKKLIAYSSVSHLGYCMLGMLALTAEGATGSAYQMLNHGVSTGALFLLFGFLYERRHTRLMSDYGGIAKVVPVYTASFLIITFSSVAVPGTNGFVGEFLVLLGTFKSNLGLAVGALAALGVILGAAYMLWMVQKVFFGPLTHRENQHLSDLSLREFATVLPFLILVVVMGLMPQPFLDRINPSTERFITRANLGAPGSKVQPGDVKITVMPLPPSGMAAAPTAQPSGQLADRR, encoded by the coding sequence ATGAGCTTCTTCGATACCCATCTGCTCAACATCGTCGTCTACCTGCCGCTGCTCTTCGCGGCCCTCATCTGGCTGCTCCCGGGCACCGAGCGCGGGCAGATCCGCACCCTCACGTTCATCGGCATGCTGGTGGACCTGGTGTTCGGCGTCTGGGCCTACATGCGCTTCGAGCCGGGAGGGGCCGAGTTCCAGCTCGAGTACCGCACCCGGTGGCTCGAGCAGCTCGGTGTCAGCTACCACATCGGCGTGGACGGCCTGGCCATCAGCCTGCTGCTGCTGACCGTGTTCCTCGGGCCCCTGGTGGTGATGGCCTCGCAGACGTACATCACCGAGCGCGTGAAGGAGTTCCACCTGTCGCTCCTCGCGCTGCAGACGGTGATGCTCGGCGCGCTGGTGTCCCTGGACGTGCTGCTCTTCTACGTCTTCTGGGAGGCCATGCTCATCCCCATGTACCTGCTGGTGGGCGTGTGGGGCAGCGAGGACCGCCAGATGGCGGCCGTGAAGTTCTTCCTCTACACCCTGGTGGGCTCGCTGCTGATGCTGGTGGCGATCGTCGCCGTGTACTTCATGAGCAGCACGCCGGGGAACCGCTCCTTCGACTACGCCGCCATCTACAACAGCCTGGTGGCCGCCAACCGGGAGATCTCCACCTGCATGGCCACCGGTGGTGACTGCGGGCAGCTCGCGGGTCTGGCCGGAACGCTCTACCGCTGGGGCCCCTGGCTGTTCGCCGCCTTCGCGCTGGCCTTCGCCATCAAGGTCCCGATGTGGCCGGTCCACACGTGGTTGCCGGATGCCCACGTGCAGGCGCCCGTGGCGGGCTCCATGATCCTGGCCGGCGTGATGCTGAAGATGGGTACCTTCGGCTTCTGGCGCTTCGCGATTCCCTTCTTCCCGGCGGCGACGCACCAGGCCCGGCCCTTCCTGTCGGCCCTGGCCGTCATCGGCATCGTCTACGGCGCGCTCATGTGCCTGGCGCAGCGGGACATCAAGAAGCTCATCGCCTACTCCTCGGTCAGCCACCTGGGCTACTGCATGCTGGGCATGCTGGCGCTCACCGCCGAGGGCGCCACCGGCAGCGCCTACCAGATGCTCAACCACGGCGTGTCCACGGGCGCGCTGTTCCTCCTGTTCGGCTTCCTCTACGAGCGGCGCCACACCCGCCTGATGTCCGACTACGGCGGCATCGCCAAGGTGGTGCCGGTGTACACGGCCTCCTTCCTCATCATCACCTTCTCGTCCGTGGCGGTGCCGGGCACCAACGGCTTCGTGGGCGAGTTCCTGGTGCTCCTGGGTACCTTCAAGAGCAACCTGGGCCTGGCCGTCGGTGCGCTGGCCGCCCTGGGCGTCATCCTCGGCGCGGCGTACATGCTGTGGATGGTGCAGAAGGTGTTCTTCGGCCCCCTCACCCACCGCGAGAACCAGCACCTGTCGGACCTGAGCCTGCGCGAGTTCGCCACGGTGCTGCCCTTCCTCATCCTGGTGGTGGTGATGGGCCTGATGCCGCAGCCCTTCCTGGACCGCATCAACCCGTCCACCGAGCGTTTCATCACCCGCGCCAACCTGGGCGCCCCCGGCAGCAAGGTGCAGCCCGGTGACGTGAAGATCACCGTGATGCCCCTGCCTCCCTCCGGAATGGCCGCCGCCCCCACCGCCCAGCCGTCGGGCCAGCTCGCCGACCGGCGCTAG